A single region of the Xenopus laevis strain J_2021 chromosome 4L, Xenopus_laevis_v10.1, whole genome shotgun sequence genome encodes:
- the bap1.L gene encoding ubiquitin carboxyl-terminal hydrolase BAP1 codes for MNKGWLELESDPGLFTLLVEDFGVKGVQVEEIYDLQSKCPGPVYGFIFLFKWIEERRSRRKVSTLLDDTSVMEDEVVNNMFFAHQLIPNSCATHALLSVLLNCGGVHLGPTLSRIKEFTKGFSPESKGYAIGNAPELAKAHNSHARPEPRHLPEKQNGISAVRTMEAFHFVSYVPIKGRLFELDGLKVYPIDHGPWAEDEEWTDKARRVIMERIGLATAGEPYHDIRFNLMAVVPDRRLKYEGKLNILKMNRQTVLEALQQLIRVTQPELIQAQKSTDGQSTEETKSPAIKAPVSQESHRAHHGSHRSTTDLGAEPAGSLLRGPVLSAHNKSKPLPQNGGIVPAPASRLPAFLDNHNYAKSPMQEEEDLAAGVGRSRGVPPPAPDTDEEEEEETENVRRPLTPPGFKRRSSESLPPPPGPEPGVLAEKLKETQRDLCSPLSIKTGAPTAPHSQPSPTPSNESTDTASEIGSAFNSPLRSPLRSANPTRPSSPVTSHLSKVLFGEEEPLSRLDCVRYNRAVRELGPHISTGILHLSKDGYLSPLSRLDTGKVSPKSHKAEEPRESPEPDSERNRVTEAPQGEKFSPKELLALLKCVEAEISASEACLREELEKRKKFKIDDQRRTHNYDEFICAFISMLAQEGMLASLVEQNISVRRRQGVSIGRLHKQRKPDRRKRSRPYKAKRQ; via the exons GCCAGTGTATGGCTTTATCTTCCTATTCAAATGGATCGAGGAGCGGCGATCGCGCAGGAAAGTCTCCACTCTGCTGGATGACACGTCCGTTATGGAAGATGAGGTTGTCAACAACATGTTCTTTGCCCATCAG CTGATCCCTAATTCATGTGCTACTCACGCACTCCTGAGTGTCTTACTGAACTGTGGTGGGGTTCATCTGGGGCCCACACTGAGCCGGATCAAGGAATTCACCAAAGGATTCAGCCCAGAG AGTAAAGGTTATGCGATTGGGAATGCTCCAGAACTGGCAAAAGCTCACAACAGCCATGCCAG ACCAGAGCCCCGCCACCTGCCTGAGAAGCAGAATGGGATCAGCGCTGTTCGGACCATGGAAGCTTTTCACTTTGTCAGTTATGTTCCTATTAAAGGACGACTTTTTGAACTTGATGGGTTGAAAGTCTACCCTATTGACCAtg GTCCCTGGGCAGAGGATGAAGAATGGACAGACAAGGCTCGCAGAGTGATCATGGAGAGGATCGGGCTGGCTACAGCAGG GGAGCCGTATCATGACATTAGGTTTAACCTGATGGCAGTGGTGCCTGATCGAAGGCTTAAATATGAGGGCAAACTTAACATTTTAAAGATGAACAGACAGACTGTGCTGGAGGCATTGCAACAG TTGATAAGAGTAACTCAGCCGGAACTGATTCAGGCTCAGAAGTCTACAGATGGCCAGAGCACAGAAGAAACAAAGAGTCCTGCAATAAAGGCTCCAGTGTCCCAGGAGAGCCATCGGGCCCACCATGGATCCCACAGGAGCACCACAG aCTTGGGTGCAGAACCAGCAGGGTCCCTCCTCCGAGGCCCTGTTCTGTCTGCTCATAATAAATCCAAACCCCTACCCCAGAACGGAGGTATTGTACCTGCACCAGCTTCACGACTGCCGGCCTTCCTTGACAACCATAACTATGCCAAGTCACCTATGCAG GAAGAGGAGGACTTGGCTGCAGGGGTGGGCAGATCGCGCGGTGTCCCTCCACCTGCTCCAGACACagatgaagaggaagaagaggaaactGAAAATGTTAGAAGACCCCTGACACCTCCGGG GTTCAAGAGAAGGAGTTCAGAGTCTTTGCCTCCACCCCCAGGACCTGAACCTGGTGTTTTAGCAGAGAAACTAAAAGAGACACAGAGGGATTTGTGCTCCCCCCTTTCCATAAAAACAGGAGCTCCTACTGCTCCCCACTCTCAGCCTTCCCCTACCCCAAGCAACGAGAGCACAGACACTGCCTCGGAAATTGGTAGTGCGTTTAACTCCCCACTTCGTTCTCCTCTAAGATCTGCCAACCCGACCCGTCCCTCCAGTCCTGTCACCTCTCATTTGTCCAAAGTTCTCTTTGGTGAGGAGGAACCACTGTCACGTCTAGACTGTGTGCGCTATAATAGAGCAGTGCGGGAACTGGGACCACATATCAGCACTGGGATTCTGCATTTGAGCAAGGATGGATACCTGTCCCCACTTAGCAGGCTAG ACACAGGTAAAGTATCACCCAAGAGTCACAAAGCAGAGGAGCCAAGAGAGAGTCCAGAGCCAGACTCCGAGCGCAACAGAGTCACAGAAGCTCCCCAAGGGGAAAAATTTTCTCCTAAG GAGCTGCTAGCTTTGCTGAAGTGTGTCGAAGCTGAAATCTCTGCATCAGAAGCCTGTCTGCGGGAGGAACTAGAAAAACGCAAAAAATTCAAG ATTGATGACCAAAGACGGACTCATAACTATGATGAATTTATCTGTGCGTTCATCTCGATGTTGGCTCAGGAAG GAATGCTAGCAAGCTTGGTGGAGCAGAACATCTCTGTTCGGAGACGTCAGGGGGTCAGCATTGGTCGACTGCACAAACAGAGGAAACCAGACAGGCGCAAAAGATCCCGTCCTTACAAGGCCAAGAGACAATAA